The Streptomyces kanamyceticus DNA segment CTGTCTGCGGCCCATCGCCCCCGGCGAGCGCGTCGCCCTCGTCTCGTACGCGCCGCTGCGCCGCTGGGCGCGGGAGACCGGCGCGGCGCCCGGTGCCTACGACGAGCAGGGCCCGGTCTTCATCCACGCCGACCCCTGCGAGGGGCCGGAGGGCGGGCGGTCCGGTTACCCGTTCTCGCGGGCCGGGGCGCTGCGCACGGTCCGGCGCTACGACGGACAGGGGCACATCGTCGGCGGGCGCCTCATGGAGATCCCCGAGGACGCGGAGCGGGGCTTCGACGGCGTGTTCGCCGAGGCGTTCGCCGATCCGGAGGTCGCCCTCGTGCACGTCCGCGCGGTCGAGTACGGCTGCTTCCTCTTCGAGGTGCGCGGGGAGGTCTGATCACGCGGCGATGGCGGTGGCGGCGGTGGCGGCGACCGTGCGTGCGAACTCCCGTACCCGTGCCGTCTCCCCGTCCCGGCGCCACACCATGCCGAGTACCGAGTCCGGCAGCCCGTCGACCGGCACGAAGACCACGTCGTCGCGGTGGTGGTACTCCGCCGTAGGGCGGCACAGCAGCATCGCGCCCCGGTCCGCCGCGACCATCGTCAGGCCCTCCTGGAGCGTGCGGACCTCGGCGGCCGGGGCGGTGGAGGGGGCGGTGCGGGGGGCTTGTGCCTCGCGCCAGTACGCGGGGGCGGGCGGCCTCGCCGCGATCAGTGAGGTCCCGGCCAGCTCCGCCGCGCCCAGCGAGGCCCGCCCGGCGAAGGCGTGCCGCACCGAGACGGCCAGGGTCTGCGGGTCGCTGGCGAAGACGGGACCGAGCACCAGATCCGGCTCGGCGACCGGGAGCAGCACGATCGCCGCGTCCACGTCGCCGTCCCGCACCGCGCCGAAGGGGTCGGCGAAGGGGATCTCCACGACGTCCGTCACAGAGGCCGGATGACGCTCTTGGAAGGCGGCGATCGCCCGCATGAGCCGGGCGTCCGCGGTGCCCTGGAAGCCGAGCCTGAACGTGCCGTCGACGCCCCGCGCGGCCGCCCTGGCCCGCTGCACGGTCGCCGCCAACTCGTTGTATGAAGGCCTCAGTTCGGACAGGAAGCGTTCGCCGAGCGTGGTCAGCCGCACCCGGCGGCTGGTACGTTCCACGAGCCGGGCGCCGATGCGCTGTTCCAGGGCGGCGAGCAGCTGGCTGACACGGCTCTGCGAGATGTAGAGCCGCTCACCCGCCCGCCCGAAGTGCAGCTCCTCGGCGAGCACGAGGAAGCACTCCAGCTCCCGGATCTCCAGTCCGCTCATGGTGCGCCGTCCCCTCTCCCCTGCATCGATCAGTCCAGCTCATACAAGGATGAGATCTTCCATGTTGTTCCCCGCAAGTGGGCGGCGGAGGGTGGATGTCATGTCACAGACCACCCAGAGCATCCAACTTCCCGCTGTTCAGGGCGGGTTGAAGAAACCTGGCGGCCGCGTCGCCGTCCTCGCGGTCGCCGCCGCCACCTTCTCCGTCGTCACCACGGAGATGCTCCCCGTCGGACTCCTCACCTCGATCGGCTCCGGCCTGCACGTCTCGGACGGCACCGCGGGCCTCACCGTCACCCTGCCGGGACTCGTCGCCGCCCTCGCCGCGCTGCTGCTGCCCGTCGCCGTGCGCACGGCCGACCGGCGCACCGTCCTGTGCACGCTGATGCTGCTCCTCGCCGCCGCCAACCTGGCTTCCGCGCTCGCCCCCTCCTTCACCGTCCTGCTCGTCGCGCGCGTCCTGGTGGGTGTGTGCATCGGCGGCGTCTGGGCCATCGCGGCGGGCCTCGGCGTACGCCTGGTCACCGCGGAGGCCGCGGGCCGGGCCACCGCCGTGATCTTCAGCGGCATCGCGGTGGCCTCCGTGCTCGGTGTGCCCGCGGGCACGCTCCTGGGCGAACTGACGGGCTGGCGCTGGGGGTTCGCGGCGCTCGCGGCGCTCGCCGTCGGCGTCGCCGCGCTGCTGCGCACGGCCCTGCCCAGGCTCCCCGCCCACGAGGGCGTCAGCCTCGGCGCCTTCCCGGGACTGCTGCGGATCGGGCGGCTGCGCACAGGCCTGCTCGCCGTCACCCTCCTGGTCACCGGGCACTTCGCCGCGTACACCTACATCCGCCCCGTCCTCGAACGGGTGCCCGGCATCGGCGCGGGCCTGATCAGCACCCTGCTCCTCGCCTACGGCGTCGCGGGCATCGTCGGCAACTTCGTGGGCGGCGCCGTCGCGGCCCGCGACCCGCGCAAGGCGCTGCTCGCGATCAGCGCGGGGCTCGCCGCCGTCGTGCTCCTGATGGTGCCCGCGGGCGCCGCGCTCGCCGCGTCGGTGGCGCTGCTCGTGGCCTGGGGCCTGGCGTACGGCGGGGTCTCGGTCTCCGCCCAGAACTGGGTGATGAACGCGGCGCCGCACGCCCGGGAGGCGGCGTCGGCGCTCTTCGCGGGCGTGTTCAACGTGGCGATAGCGCTCGGCGCCTTCGTCGGCGGCCGGGTCGCGGACGGCCGAGGGGCGGGCGGCGTGCTCTGGCTCGGCGGCGGGCTCGCGGTGCTCTCGATGGCCGTCGTGGCGTGCGCGCGGTCCGCGGGGCACGCGAACGGGCACGGGACGGAGCACGAGCGGGCGCACGCGAAAGGGACGGCCACCGCCGAGCGGTGACCGTCCCTCCCGGACGTACGGCCGGTGCGTCAGCCCTTGAGCTCCGCCGCGACCAGCTCCGCGATCTGGACGGCGTTCAGCGCGGCGCCCTTGCGGAGGTTGTCGTCGGAGATGAAGAAGGCCAGGCCGTTCTCGACCGTCTCGTCGCTCCGGATGCGGCCCACGAACGCGTCGTCCTTGCCCGCGGCGACCAGCGGCGTCGGGACGTCCGTGAGGACGACGCCCTCGGCGGAGGCGAGGATCTCGGTGGCCCGCGCGGGGCTCAGCGGACGCGCGAAGCGGGCGTTGACCTGGAGGGAGTGGCCGGTGAAGACCGGGACGCGCACGCAGGTGCCGGAGACCTTCAGGCCCGGGATCTCCAGGATCTTGCGGGATTCGTTGCGGAGCTTCTGCTCCTCGTCGGTCTCGTTCAGGCCGTCGTCGACGATGGAGCCCGCCATCGGCAGCACGTTGTACGCGATGGGCGCGACGTACTTGTCCGGCTCGGGGAAGTCGACGGCCGAGCCGTCGTGGGTGAGCTTCGGGGCCTCCTCGCCGACCTTCTCGACCTGCTCGAAGAGCTCGTCGACACCGGCGAGGCCCGATCCGGACACCGCCTGGTAGGTGGCGACGACGAGGGCTTCGAGGTCCGCCTCCAGGTGCAGCGGCTTGAGGACCGGCATCGCGGCCATCGTCGTGCAGTTCGGGTTGGCGATGATGCCCTTGGGGCGGTTCGCGATCGCGTGCGGGTTGACCTCGGAGACGACGAGGGGGACCTCGGGGTCCATGCGCCAGGCCGAGGAGTTGTCGATCACGACGGCGCCCTGCGACGCGACCTTCTCGGCGAGGGCCTTGGAGGTGGCGCCACCGGCGGAGAAGAGCACGATGTCCAGGCCCGTGTAGTCCGCCGTGGAGGCGTCCTCGACGGTCACGCCGTCCAGGACCGAGCCCGCCGAACGGGCCGAGGCGAACAGGCGCAGCTCGTTGGCGGGAAACTTCCGCTCGGCGAGGATCTTGCGCATGACCGTGCCGACCTGACCGGTGGCTCCGACGATTCCGACCTTCACAGGTACTTCCTCCGTGTGTGTGCGGCCCGGTGACCCCGGCCTGGGCTTGCTCCATGATGCGTCTGTCCAGGGCCGCGTTGTCCAATCCAATGTCCGAGGTGCGGGACGCCACATCGGGGCGAACGTTTCGGGCCGCCCCCGCGTCGTAGGGGAAAGGCGGGGATCGGAGGGGCACATTGCCGCGCAGGAAAGTGCGCCGCGCGTCACAGGCGGGGGCCGTGCCACGGGGGGCGGATCCGCTCGATCCCGCCCAGGAGGACCGGGTCAGGGCCGTGCTCGCGCTCGGCGGCGTGCCGCACGCCGACCTGCCGGACGGGGTGCAGCAGGTCCGTCTGAAACTCCTGGAGCGGGCGGCCGACGGGCGCGAGGCGCCGCGCGACGTGTCCGCGTGGGCGGCCGTCGTCGCCTCCAACCTGGCCATGGACTGGCACCGGGCCAGGCGCAGGCAGGAGCGGCTCGGCGAGCGGCTCGCCGTGCTGTGGCGCGAGTCCACCGACGAGGACGGCGCGGAGGCGCGGGCCACCTCGCTCGCCGTCGCGCAGGGCCTCGGGGAGCTGCCGGACGCCCAGCGCCAGGTCGTGGTCCTTCGCTTCTACGCGGATCTGCCGGTCCGGGCGATCGCCGACGAACTGGGCATACCGGAGGGCACGGTCAAGAGCAGGCTGCACACGGCGGTACGTCTCCTGCGGGCGCGGCTGCACGAAGGGGAGGTGGTGTGACGTGCCCGGCGACGACAAGACCGACCGCGGGGACTTCGACGCGCTGTTGCTGGCGATCACGGACGAGCCCGTGCCGGACGAGGCACGGCGCGACCCCGACTTCGCCGCCGAGCACGCGGCGGCCGTGGCGGACATCACGCTGCTGCGGGAGCGGCTCGGCGCGGTGGGCGACGC contains these protein-coding regions:
- a CDS encoding DUF1203 domain-containing protein, which codes for MNTDTTHTDTTYTPRPIAPDALKQLRDTDDAGRPCVPYVDAEGGDPLRCCLRPIAPGERVALVSYAPLRRWARETGAAPGAYDEQGPVFIHADPCEGPEGGRSGYPFSRAGALRTVRRYDGQGHIVGGRLMEIPEDAERGFDGVFAEAFADPEVALVHVRAVEYGCFLFEVRGEV
- a CDS encoding LysR family transcriptional regulator, whose translation is MSGLEIRELECFLVLAEELHFGRAGERLYISQSRVSQLLAALEQRIGARLVERTSRRVRLTTLGERFLSELRPSYNELAATVQRARAAARGVDGTFRLGFQGTADARLMRAIAAFQERHPASVTDVVEIPFADPFGAVRDGDVDAAIVLLPVAEPDLVLGPVFASDPQTLAVSVRHAFAGRASLGAAELAGTSLIAARPPAPAYWREAQAPRTAPSTAPAAEVRTLQEGLTMVAADRGAMLLCRPTAEYHHRDDVVFVPVDGLPDSVLGMVWRRDGETARVREFARTVAATAATAIAA
- a CDS encoding MFS transporter, yielding MSQTTQSIQLPAVQGGLKKPGGRVAVLAVAAATFSVVTTEMLPVGLLTSIGSGLHVSDGTAGLTVTLPGLVAALAALLLPVAVRTADRRTVLCTLMLLLAAANLASALAPSFTVLLVARVLVGVCIGGVWAIAAGLGVRLVTAEAAGRATAVIFSGIAVASVLGVPAGTLLGELTGWRWGFAALAALAVGVAALLRTALPRLPAHEGVSLGAFPGLLRIGRLRTGLLAVTLLVTGHFAAYTYIRPVLERVPGIGAGLISTLLLAYGVAGIVGNFVGGAVAARDPRKALLAISAGLAAVVLLMVPAGAALAASVALLVAWGLAYGGVSVSAQNWVMNAAPHAREAASALFAGVFNVAIALGAFVGGRVADGRGAGGVLWLGGGLAVLSMAVVACARSAGHANGHGTEHERAHAKGTATAER
- a CDS encoding aspartate-semialdehyde dehydrogenase, whose translation is MKVGIVGATGQVGTVMRKILAERKFPANELRLFASARSAGSVLDGVTVEDASTADYTGLDIVLFSAGGATSKALAEKVASQGAVVIDNSSAWRMDPEVPLVVSEVNPHAIANRPKGIIANPNCTTMAAMPVLKPLHLEADLEALVVATYQAVSGSGLAGVDELFEQVEKVGEEAPKLTHDGSAVDFPEPDKYVAPIAYNVLPMAGSIVDDGLNETDEEQKLRNESRKILEIPGLKVSGTCVRVPVFTGHSLQVNARFARPLSPARATEILASAEGVVLTDVPTPLVAAGKDDAFVGRIRSDETVENGLAFFISDDNLRKGAALNAVQIAELVAAELKG
- a CDS encoding RNA polymerase sigma factor, with translation MPRRKVRRASQAGAVPRGADPLDPAQEDRVRAVLALGGVPHADLPDGVQQVRLKLLERAADGREAPRDVSAWAAVVASNLAMDWHRARRRQERLGERLAVLWRESTDEDGAEARATSLAVAQGLGELPDAQRQVVVLRFYADLPVRAIADELGIPEGTVKSRLHTAVRLLRARLHEGEVV